In Chloracidobacterium sp., the following proteins share a genomic window:
- the radA gene encoding DNA repair protein RadA: MAKQPASVYVCQSCGSQSRKWLGQCPDCGEWNTLVEERFRASAQASSGGRAVYPSSSPVAYGAIESQDDSRTTSGIDEMDRVLGGGIVAGSLVLIGGAPGIGKSTIVIQMADKLGRNGTKVLYVSGEESERQIKMRGERLGVEAENLFLLPETNLQGILAETDRMKPDFVIVDSIQTVFSDQIESAPRSVSQVREVAAQFMQFAKRTATPVFLTGHVTKEGSIAGPKTLEHIVDTVLYFEGDRHHNHRIIRATKNRFGAANEIGVFEMTNAGLVAVGNPSELFLQERPENATGSVVTVCMEGTRPMLVEVQALVSGTKFGSGRRMTQGFDQNRVALLIAVLEKRLGFQLAGDDVFVNIAGGMEIDEPAADLGVIAAIASSYRNLQIPPETAVFGEVGLTGEVRGVLQAQARARETQTLGFKKLILPESNKKGLEKLLGMRVVGVKNLEQALDELF, encoded by the coding sequence ATGGCAAAGCAACCGGCGAGCGTGTATGTCTGCCAGAGCTGCGGTTCGCAGTCGCGTAAGTGGCTGGGGCAGTGTCCCGACTGCGGTGAATGGAACACGCTGGTTGAAGAAAGGTTCCGTGCGTCGGCACAAGCTTCGAGCGGCGGGCGAGCGGTCTATCCGAGTTCGTCACCGGTGGCTTACGGAGCTATCGAATCGCAGGACGACAGCCGCACAACATCGGGCATAGACGAGATGGATCGGGTGCTTGGCGGCGGCATTGTTGCGGGCTCGCTCGTACTGATCGGCGGAGCTCCGGGCATCGGCAAATCCACGATCGTCATTCAAATGGCCGATAAGCTCGGCCGCAACGGCACAAAGGTGCTCTATGTGTCCGGCGAGGAATCCGAACGACAGATCAAGATGCGCGGCGAACGCCTCGGCGTCGAGGCCGAGAATCTCTTCCTGCTCCCCGAAACCAATCTACAAGGCATCCTTGCTGAGACAGATCGGATGAAGCCGGACTTTGTCATCGTCGATTCGATACAGACCGTGTTCAGCGATCAGATCGAATCGGCCCCCCGCAGCGTCTCGCAGGTGCGTGAGGTCGCGGCGCAATTTATGCAGTTTGCCAAGCGAACGGCGACGCCCGTCTTTCTCACCGGGCATGTGACAAAAGAAGGCTCGATCGCCGGGCCAAAAACGCTTGAGCACATTGTCGATACGGTGCTCTACTTCGAAGGCGACCGGCACCACAATCACCGCATCATCCGCGCGACCAAGAACCGCTTTGGCGCGGCCAATGAGATCGGCGTTTTTGAGATGACGAATGCCGGACTGGTCGCCGTAGGCAATCCGTCGGAGTTGTTCCTGCAGGAGCGGCCTGAGAACGCTACCGGCTCCGTCGTCACCGTCTGCATGGAGGGCACGCGGCCGATGCTCGTCGAGGTGCAGGCGCTTGTGAGCGGGACAAAATTTGGGTCAGGGCGGCGGATGACACAGGGCTTTGACCAGAATCGCGTGGCGCTGCTGATCGCGGTTTTGGAAAAGCGTTTGGGCTTTCAATTAGCCGGCGACGACGTTTTCGTCAACATCGCCGGCGGCATGGAGATCGACGAGCCGGCCGCCGACCTCGGTGTCATCGCAGCCATCGCCTCGAGCTATCGAAATCTGCAAATACCACCCGAAACCGCCGTTTTCGGCGAGGTCGGCCTGACCGGCGAGGTCCGCGGCGTCCTACAGGCCCAAGCCCGCGCTCGCGAGACACAAACCTTGGGCTTTAAGAAGCTAATACTGCCTGAGTCCAACAAGAAAGGTCTCGAAAAGCTCCTAGGAATGCGTGTGGTCGGTGTAAAGAACTTAGAGCAGGCGTTGGACGAGTTATTTTAG
- a CDS encoding VCBS repeat-containing protein, which yields MADWQQPSSWVPARTSPAPTDILVFSVGGPTTATNVPTQFIGQLLVLENTTLNLRSKEPVDLTILGDDGIDLDVEFNSTINFSGENAIRANLGSGAVAAIDGSVLFSSTGTAAHKLTAVDTEAVVFGDGSIFTAGQGFSGNAFGTTHLKSVVFASGSTYICFAGSDPFGAAEPDSVVVFERGSLFSLRGEAVGASFFSGRTYANFELDYPGGDPFIEGSSPLTIDDLTLTAGQLHLWVTGTGHSIRGDILVQPGARLDMQSTFLGHTINVNGSAPQTITILGGVSRNPGNTVAFDNPSGVSVTTFFGAGNLEFVSGVVTVTNPTGFLRVSGTVSRDNGYIDGLLSREVGTPGTYRFDVGTKNGYSPLTVEVTAAGDPSAGLNVKAVGQAHPNLLDPSRALTRYWQVTGFPNIQANLMFTYLDPLDIPATANESAFAIQKYNTGFTQPTGVIDTNANTFYINNVVLPQLETTDWTLAEPGAVGGATPTPTPTPTPTPIPEFDLTIAQADAPDPVVVGGELTYTLTPSILPTALGGTASPVVRFNFPVGVPVAFVSANGTNGYSWAVDSTGISFSGGVISTSGTNPGTATLSIVLRPLSPGVVTSYGGNVVIDPGNLIFESNESNNTAQTVQTFVRSALFDYDGDGKTDYSVFRPADGAWYLQRSTAGFQGLQFGADGDKLTPADYDGDGKTDIAIYRPSTGLWYILNSSNGTVSYPVFGVAEDLPAPGDYDGDGKADLTVFRPSQGTWYRTNSSNGTTFGMQFGANGDVPTVGDFDGDGKNDLGIFRPSVGDWYNIRSSNGSVFGERFGQTGDRIAPADYDGDGKTDIAIYRPSTGLWVVRNSATATYSYEVFGAPADIPIAADYDGDGKADIGVWRPSDGTWYIKRSSNSQFIVFPWGQNGDKPTPSAYGN from the coding sequence GTGGCTGACTGGCAACAGCCTTCAAGTTGGGTGCCGGCACGAACAAGTCCGGCGCCCACGGACATTCTTGTTTTTAGTGTTGGCGGGCCAACGACCGCGACGAACGTCCCCACGCAATTCATCGGTCAGTTACTCGTGTTAGAGAACACTACCCTAAATCTACGGTCTAAGGAGCCAGTAGACCTGACTATCCTCGGCGACGACGGAATTGATCTGGACGTCGAGTTCAATTCCACTATTAATTTCAGTGGGGAGAACGCGATAAGGGCGAATCTCGGCAGCGGTGCCGTTGCGGCCATCGACGGTTCCGTTCTGTTCTCGTCTACCGGAACCGCTGCTCACAAGCTGACGGCTGTGGATACAGAAGCTGTGGTTTTTGGCGATGGTTCGATATTCACTGCCGGACAGGGTTTTTCCGGCAATGCGTTCGGGACAACCCACTTGAAGTCCGTCGTTTTCGCTTCTGGTTCTACTTACATATGCTTTGCCGGCAGCGATCCCTTCGGAGCGGCTGAACCTGATTCCGTGGTCGTCTTTGAACGTGGAAGCCTCTTCAGTTTGCGGGGCGAGGCGGTAGGTGCCTCTTTTTTTTCGGGGCGGACATATGCGAATTTTGAACTCGATTATCCAGGTGGCGACCCATTTATCGAAGGGTCCAGTCCTTTGACTATTGATGATCTGACTCTAACCGCCGGTCAGTTACACCTCTGGGTGACAGGCACCGGCCATTCAATACGCGGGGATATCCTGGTCCAGCCCGGCGCTCGCCTGGATATGCAGTCCACTTTTCTTGGACACACTATTAACGTGAACGGCAGCGCTCCACAAACCATTACTATTTTGGGGGGCGTCTCTAGGAACCCAGGCAACACCGTCGCCTTTGACAACCCGTCCGGTGTTTCCGTTACGACCTTCTTTGGTGCCGGGAATCTCGAATTTGTTAGCGGTGTTGTTACCGTTACTAATCCGACTGGTTTTCTTAGGGTCAGCGGAACCGTATCCCGAGACAATGGCTACATTGACGGGTTGCTATCGCGCGAAGTTGGAACACCCGGAACCTATAGATTCGATGTCGGAACGAAGAACGGGTATTCACCTCTAACGGTGGAGGTAACGGCTGCTGGAGACCCCTCTGCGGGGTTAAATGTAAAGGCGGTCGGGCAGGCTCATCCGAACTTGTTGGATCCGTCACGAGCACTCACTAGGTACTGGCAGGTGACTGGTTTTCCAAATATTCAAGCGAATCTCATGTTTACGTATCTTGACCCGTTGGATATTCCGGCAACAGCTAATGAATCTGCATTTGCAATCCAAAAGTATAATACCGGGTTTACCCAGCCGACAGGTGTTATCGATACCAATGCGAACACATTCTATATAAACAACGTAGTCCTGCCCCAGCTAGAGACTACTGACTGGACGCTTGCCGAGCCGGGGGCCGTTGGCGGGGCCACACCGACACCGACACCGACACCCACGCCGACGCCGATACCGGAATTTGATCTGACCATAGCTCAGGCAGATGCACCCGATCCGGTGGTCGTCGGTGGCGAGCTCACCTATACGCTTACGCCCAGCATTCTCCCGACCGCTCTTGGCGGGACGGCAAGCCCGGTTGTTCGCTTCAACTTCCCAGTCGGAGTGCCGGTAGCATTTGTTAGTGCCAACGGGACGAATGGCTACTCATGGGCCGTCGACTCGACAGGTATCAGCTTCTCAGGCGGGGTGATCTCGACCAGCGGAACGAATCCCGGAACTGCGACGTTGAGCATCGTGCTTAGGCCCCTGTCTCCCGGTGTCGTGACCAGCTACGGAGGTAATGTCGTCATCGATCCGGGCAACCTCATTTTTGAGAGCAATGAATCGAATAACACAGCCCAGACGGTCCAAACGTTCGTGCGCTCTGCCTTGTTCGACTACGACGGCGACGGCAAGACGGATTATTCGGTCTTTAGGCCGGCCGATGGTGCGTGGTATCTGCAAAGGAGCACGGCCGGGTTTCAGGGGCTGCAGTTCGGGGCAGATGGCGATAAGCTGACGCCGGCGGATTACGATGGTGACGGTAAGACGGATATTGCGATATATCGGCCTTCGACGGGATTGTGGTATATCCTGAACAGCTCGAATGGGACCGTTTCGTATCCGGTGTTTGGCGTGGCCGAGGATTTGCCGGCTCCGGGGGACTATGATGGGGACGGGAAGGCAGATCTGACGGTGTTCAGGCCAAGTCAGGGGACTTGGTATCGGACGAATTCGTCTAATGGGACGACCTTCGGGATGCAGTTCGGGGCCAATGGCGATGTGCCGACGGTCGGCGACTTTGATGGGGACGGAAAGAACGACCTTGGCATCTTCCGCCCGTCCGTCGGCGACTGGTACAACATCCGCAGCTCGAACGGTTCTGTGTTTGGCGAGAGATTTGGCCAGACCGGTGATCGTATCGCACCGGCTGACTATGACGGCGACGGGAAAACCGACATCGCCATCTACCGCCCATCAACGGGCCTTTGGGTGGTGAGGAATTCGGCGACGGCGACGTATTCGTACGAGGTCTTCGGGGCCCCGGCGGACATTCCGATCGCCGCCGATTACGATGGCGACGGCAAAGCCGACATCGGCGTGTGGCGGCCGTCGGATGGGACTTGGTACATCAAACGTTCGTCAAATTCGCAATTCATCGTCTTCCCGTGGGGCCAGAATGGCGACAAGCCGACACCGTCTGCCTACGGCAATTGA
- a CDS encoding class IV adenylate cyclase: MLFELTARLAELGAVFAYESFEENYLHRGGDLAERNAFLRIRKTNEGNTLTYKEKVNAAGDLKRQIEFETVVSDLEATESIIERLGYELAIVYEKRRKAWKLGKVEVVLDELPFGFYMEIEGPTREIRRAERLLGADELESEARGYPRLTLRFGRTTRSGVIESRFSRKKKRRN; the protein is encoded by the coding sequence ATGCTTTTCGAACTTACGGCACGGCTTGCGGAGCTTGGGGCTGTTTTCGCCTATGAGAGCTTCGAGGAGAACTATCTGCATCGCGGTGGCGATCTCGCAGAGAGAAATGCATTTCTTCGCATACGGAAAACCAACGAAGGAAACACTTTGACGTATAAAGAAAAGGTCAATGCGGCGGGCGACCTCAAGCGCCAGATCGAGTTCGAAACGGTCGTTTCAGATCTTGAAGCGACCGAGAGCATTATCGAGAGGCTCGGGTATGAATTGGCTATCGTATACGAAAAGCGACGCAAAGCCTGGAAACTCGGAAAGGTCGAGGTAGTTCTTGACGAGTTGCCATTTGGTTTTTATATGGAGATCGAAGGTCCGACGAGAGAGATCAGACGAGCGGAGAGGCTGCTCGGTGCCGACGAGCTCGAATCCGAGGCTCGCGGCTACCCACGGCTTACGCTCAGATTCGGCCGGACAACCCGCAGCGGCGTGATCGAGTCTCGATTCAGTCGAAAAAAGAAGCGTCGCAACTAA
- a CDS encoding BrxA/BrxB family bacilliredoxin, producing the protein MPYPEMMIHGMRSELAQLGIEETKTSEAVTDAVTNTDGTVMVVVNSVCGCAAGGVRPGIAMALQHSDAKPDRSITVFAGADIDATETAREYFTGYMPSSPSIAFLKGGQLVGMFERRDLEGRPPQMIAESLIEAFNTHCSKAEAVNN; encoded by the coding sequence ATGCCATATCCAGAAATGATGATCCACGGGATGCGGTCTGAGCTTGCTCAGCTCGGCATCGAAGAGACAAAGACGTCTGAGGCCGTGACCGACGCCGTAACCAATACCGACGGCACCGTTATGGTCGTCGTAAATTCCGTTTGCGGCTGTGCTGCCGGCGGCGTCAGGCCGGGCATCGCGATGGCCTTGCAGCATTCGGATGCAAAGCCGGATCGGTCGATCACCGTATTTGCCGGGGCTGACATCGACGCGACTGAGACGGCTCGCGAATATTTCACCGGCTACATGCCGTCATCGCCGTCGATAGCATTCCTTAAGGGCGGCCAGCTCGTCGGGATGTTCGAGCGTCGCGATCTCGAGGGGCGTCCGCCGCAGATGATCGCCGAATCGCTAATCGAGGCTTTCAACACGCACTGCAGCAAGGCCGAGGCCGTCAACAACTAA
- the tsaE gene encoding tRNA (adenosine(37)-N6)-threonylcarbamoyltransferase complex ATPase subunit type 1 TsaE, producing MTGEYPSTSPDETFGLGEKLGNSLTSGDIVLLYGGLGTGKTLLTKGILHGLDDDVDEVTSPSFALVNLYRTPRFDVFHIDLWRLDASDDPASDVGLEEILANDDAVTIIEWADRLKAVPEGHRIITIEITGDGDSLREIVIRQ from the coding sequence ATGACCGGTGAATATCCCTCAACCTCGCCCGACGAGACGTTCGGACTCGGTGAAAAGCTCGGCAATTCGCTCACATCGGGCGATATTGTGCTGCTCTACGGCGGCCTCGGAACCGGAAAGACGCTGCTGACCAAGGGCATCTTGCACGGGCTTGACGACGACGTCGATGAGGTGACCAGCCCGAGTTTTGCGCTCGTTAATCTCTATCGGACGCCGCGATTTGATGTCTTTCATATAGACCTCTGGCGGCTCGATGCGTCGGATGATCCAGCCAGTGATGTCGGCCTTGAGGAAATACTCGCTAATGACGACGCTGTAACGATCATCGAGTGGGCGGATCGGCTAAAAGCTGTCCCTGAAGGGCACCGGATAATTACGATCGAGATAACCGGTGATGGTGATTCGCTCCGTGAGATAGTCATTAGGCAATGA
- a CDS encoding PilZ domain-containing protein, translating to MSINQRKHIRFSLDIPAFIYSKFGERQETLLQQISIGGCFTGWEENIYIGDEFRMEIQLPNGNYLPLHCKALYRFEHTGIGIKFLDISEFEQELISKIIAHKLDEEGVPLQVDPFELPPTFVADDPSPRISDIRQVRDAMLAKIMAADDGV from the coding sequence ATGTCGATAAATCAACGAAAACACATACGCTTTTCGCTGGATATACCGGCATTTATCTACTCAAAATTTGGCGAACGGCAGGAGACGTTGCTGCAGCAGATCTCGATCGGCGGGTGCTTTACGGGCTGGGAAGAGAATATCTACATCGGTGATGAATTCCGCATGGAAATTCAATTGCCGAATGGCAATTATCTGCCTCTCCACTGCAAGGCGCTCTATCGCTTTGAGCACACCGGCATCGGTATCAAGTTCCTCGACATCAGCGAGTTTGAACAGGAACTCATTTCAAAGATCATTGCCCACAAACTCGACGAAGAGGGCGTTCCGCTTCAGGTCGATCCGTTCGAACTGCCGCCGACCTTCGTCGCCGACGACCCGAGCCCGCGGATCAGTGACATTCGCCAGGTCCGCGACGCGATGCTCGCGAAGATCATGGCGGCGGATGACGGTGTCTAA
- the ppk1 gene encoding polyphosphate kinase 1: MDAEAKGLTAVASVDAIHLARDERLFNRELSWLEFNRRVLGEALDETLPVLERVKFLSIFSTNLDEFFMIRVSGLMQQQAEGVSRLSPDGLTSAEQLSAIRERLQPMLRLQAKYLRKKVFADLKKAGIKIERYESLTLSEKRQLDEYFRANIFPLLTPQAIDRNQPFPYVSNLNLNLGLYISADPLTETEVIHTNGGRRLVRIKVPPAVPRLIPVGSGMRRFVLAEDVVSANVGELFPGMKAGEVFLFRVTRDAEIELRQDEAGDLLSTLERELRRRDDRFPVRLEVAGAMPDKMVKQLAKGIGVSRNDVERVEGFFNISDLMQLYDLDRSDLKDLPFRTVFPQMMQQPESIFAILKRGDILLHHPYTSFEAVTDLLAEAAEDPEVQAIKICLYRTGKDSQVVDSLIEASRRGKQVTALVELMARFDEENNIEWARRLENAGVQVVYGIKGIKTHGKVLLVVRREHDGLRSYVHISTGNYNRITAATYTDVGLLTADREITGDATELFNFLTGYSRPVEWKRLIISPVDLREWLISLIRREAQNKQDGRPARIIIKANSLTDVEVIEELYSASQAGVDIDLVIRGICCLRPGVKGMSENIRVRSIVGRFLEHSRIYSFASGGEDKVYIGSSDIMQRNFDRRVEVLVPVLNAAARRYLTDTVLDAYLRDQANAWALMPDGSYERVAANGCGFDSQAFFIGRDTLD; encoded by the coding sequence ATGGATGCTGAGGCAAAAGGCTTGACCGCAGTAGCATCGGTGGATGCTATTCATTTGGCGAGGGATGAGAGGCTCTTCAATCGCGAACTGAGCTGGCTCGAATTCAACCGTCGAGTGCTCGGCGAGGCGCTCGATGAAACGCTGCCGGTGCTGGAGAGGGTCAAGTTCCTTTCGATCTTCTCTACCAATCTCGACGAGTTCTTTATGATCCGCGTCTCCGGGCTGATGCAGCAGCAAGCCGAGGGTGTCAGCAGGCTATCACCTGACGGGCTGACCTCGGCCGAGCAACTCAGCGCGATTCGAGAGCGGCTGCAGCCGATGCTTAGGCTTCAGGCTAAGTATCTGAGGAAGAAAGTCTTTGCTGACCTAAAGAAGGCGGGAATCAAGATCGAACGATATGAGAGCTTGACGCTATCGGAAAAGAGGCAGCTTGACGAATATTTCCGGGCGAATATCTTCCCATTGCTGACACCTCAGGCCATTGATCGCAACCAACCTTTTCCGTATGTATCAAACCTTAATCTGAACCTCGGACTCTATATCTCGGCTGATCCCTTAACCGAAACTGAAGTCATCCATACGAACGGCGGAAGGCGTCTCGTACGGATAAAAGTCCCACCGGCCGTTCCCAGGTTAATTCCGGTTGGTTCGGGTATGAGGAGATTCGTGTTGGCCGAGGACGTGGTTTCAGCGAACGTGGGTGAGCTATTTCCCGGGATGAAGGCCGGCGAGGTATTTCTCTTTCGCGTGACGCGTGACGCCGAGATCGAACTGCGGCAAGACGAGGCCGGCGATCTTCTCAGTACGCTTGAACGCGAACTGCGTCGCCGCGACGACCGCTTTCCAGTCCGCCTTGAGGTTGCCGGAGCGATGCCGGACAAGATGGTCAAACAGCTTGCAAAAGGCATTGGCGTATCCCGTAACGATGTGGAGCGCGTCGAAGGCTTCTTCAATATCTCGGACCTGATGCAGCTTTACGACCTCGATCGTTCGGACCTGAAGGACCTACCGTTTCGGACAGTCTTTCCTCAGATGATGCAACAGCCTGAGAGTATATTTGCCATCCTCAAGCGCGGCGACATTCTGCTCCATCATCCCTACACGTCGTTCGAGGCGGTTACGGATCTTCTCGCTGAGGCAGCAGAGGATCCAGAGGTACAAGCGATAAAGATATGCCTCTACCGCACGGGAAAGGACTCGCAAGTCGTTGATTCGCTGATCGAAGCAAGCCGCCGAGGAAAGCAAGTGACGGCGCTTGTTGAGCTTATGGCCCGGTTCGATGAGGAGAACAATATCGAGTGGGCGAGACGACTGGAAAACGCGGGCGTTCAAGTCGTCTACGGTATCAAGGGCATAAAGACGCACGGCAAGGTCCTGCTTGTGGTTCGCCGCGAACACGACGGTTTGCGGTCCTATGTACATATCTCGACAGGTAATTACAATCGGATAACCGCCGCGACTTACACGGACGTCGGGCTCCTGACCGCAGATCGGGAGATCACCGGTGATGCCACGGAACTGTTCAACTTTCTGACGGGATACTCTCGTCCCGTGGAATGGAAGCGCCTGATCATATCACCCGTGGATCTGCGCGAATGGCTGATCTCTCTCATCCGCCGCGAGGCCCAAAACAAGCAGGACGGCCGGCCGGCGCGGATCATCATCAAGGCGAACAGCCTGACTGATGTTGAGGTCATTGAAGAGTTGTATTCGGCGTCCCAGGCCGGTGTGGACATCGACCTGGTGATCCGGGGAATTTGCTGTCTCAGGCCTGGTGTTAAGGGCATGTCCGAGAACATTCGTGTTCGTTCGATCGTCGGCCGTTTTCTCGAACACAGCAGGATATATTCATTTGCCAGTGGCGGCGAAGATAAGGTTTATATCGGCAGTTCCGACATCATGCAACGCAACTTTGACCGTCGTGTCGAGGTTCTGGTGCCCGTGCTTAACGCGGCGGCGCGACGATACCTGACGGACACGGTCCTCGACGCGTATCTCCGTGATCAGGCGAACGCATGGGCGCTCATGCCGGACGGTTCTTATGAGAGGGTTGCGGCAAACGGGTGCGGTTTCGATTCGCAGGCCTTCTTTATCGGGCGAGACACGCTGGATTAG